The stretch of DNA GTCGGCATTCCAGAAGTGATACCGAAATACATCGCATTTCGGCTGATTGAGCCGGTACTGCACCTTGAAGAGAAAGTGCAGATTGTTTGCCGGGAAGGGTCGATGGAGCAACTGTTGTCCCAATTGGCCACGCACGAACTGGATGTCGTTTTCTCAGACTCGCCAGCCGGTTCAATGGTTCGCATTCGCGCGTTCAATCATGCGCTGGGGGAATGTGGCGTGGGGTTGTTCGGTACCGCTCAGTTGTGCCGACAATTTGAGCAGGGGCTCCCAGGATCGCTGAGTTCTGCTCCGTTTCTCCTTCCAGCGGAGAACACAGCGATGCGGCGATCCGTTGACGAATGGTTTCTCGCTGCCAATATTTCTCCAGAGGTCGTTGGCGAATTTGACGACACAGCCTTGTTGAAAGTGTTTGCGGAGGCAGGCATCGGTTTCGTGCCTGGTCCACTCGCGATTCGCGCGGAGATCGAACGGCAGTTCGGCCTGAGTTTTCTTCTTGAAATCCCCAATGCCATCGAACGATTCTATGCCATTACGGTCGAACGTCGCATTCGCCATCCCGCTGTGATGGCAATATCGGAAGCGGCCAAAGAGTCGCTGTTTGCACAATGAGACAGCAATGGACCGGCTTTCCCAAGGGGCGGCCATTCAAAAATTAATGATGCACCCGTTGATGGAGATCTGCAGGTTTGTGGAACAAGATCAATCGAGGTACAAAACAGGTTCTCCTGATTTTAAACATTCAACACCTGTGCACTGAATTCGAGGAAATCATCAATGCTGACGCTCCCACTGCGATTCCTGACCGTTGCATTGTGCATCCAGCTGCTATTGGGGAATTCTTTTGCTGAAGCTGCCGAGCAACAGACGAAGCCAAACCCTTTTAAAAAAAATCAGCTCACACCGCGGTATTTCTGCGATGGCATTGCAACTGGCGATCTGAATTGTGATGGGCACGCGGATATCGTCGCGGGGCCGTATTGGTATGCAGGGCCGAAGTTCACTGCGGCTCACGAATTCTACATTGCCGAGCCACTCGAGCCTGAAAAGAGTCCCTCGAACAGCATGTTCTCTTTCGTGCACGATTTTAATGGCGATGGGTGGCCCGACATTCTCGTCTTAGGACGAGTCCATCTGCATCCCGCCTATTGGTACGAGAATCCCGGTGATCAAGAGGGAGTATGGCCAAAACATTATGCATTTGAGCGTGTGTATGGTGAGTCGCCCACGCTGGTTGATCTTGATGGAGACGGCCGTCCGCAATTGGTTTGCCATTGGGAAGGACGCTGGGGGTGGATTGAACCAAATTGGGAGGCTCCGACGGAGCCTTGGCAATTCAAACCGCTGTCGGAACTTGGGGACTGGAAAGAGTTCTACCACGGGACCGGTGTCGGGGATGTCGATGGCGACGGACGCCTGGATCTTGTCCTCAACGACGGTTGGTTCATTCAACCTTCGGAGCCCAATACTACATGGACTTGGCACCCCCATCGTTTTTCTGATGAGCGGGGTGGGGCGCAGATGTTTGTCTACGACATCGATGGGGATGGCGACAACGATGTGGTGACTAGCCTGAACGCGCACGGCTGGGGATTGGCCTGGTTTGAGCAATACCGCGAGGGAGACGAGATCGCCTTCCGCAGGCATCAATTCATGGGGACACGCGAAGAAATTGACAAATACGGGGTGGCCTTCACGCAACCACATGCACTCGATCTGGGCGACATCAATGGCGACGGGCTCAAAGACTTAGTCGTCGGCAAACGGATGTGGG from Symmachiella dynata encodes:
- a CDS encoding FG-GAP repeat domain-containing protein; protein product: MLTLPLRFLTVALCIQLLLGNSFAEAAEQQTKPNPFKKNQLTPRYFCDGIATGDLNCDGHADIVAGPYWYAGPKFTAAHEFYIAEPLEPEKSPSNSMFSFVHDFNGDGWPDILVLGRVHLHPAYWYENPGDQEGVWPKHYAFERVYGESPTLVDLDGDGRPQLVCHWEGRWGWIEPNWEAPTEPWQFKPLSELGDWKEFYHGTGVGDVDGDGRLDLVLNDGWFIQPSEPNTTWTWHPHRFSDERGGAQMFVYDIDGDGDNDVVTSLNAHGWGLAWFEQYREGDEIAFRRHQFMGTREEIDKYGVAFTQPHALDLGDINGDGLKDLVVGKRMWAHGPKGDIEPGAAPVLYWFELTRQDGETRFVPHRIDDRSGVGVQVTIADVNGDGVNDILTASKLGSFVFINQHSKE
- the nhaR gene encoding transcriptional activator NhaR produces the protein MNADWLNYHHLLYFWMVAKEGSVTRACEKLHLAQPTISGQLKKLESALGEKLYERVGRDLVLTDVGQMVYRYADEMFAIGQELGDAIKGRPTGRPVKLLVGIPEVIPKYIAFRLIEPVLHLEEKVQIVCREGSMEQLLSQLATHELDVVFSDSPAGSMVRIRAFNHALGECGVGLFGTAQLCRQFEQGLPGSLSSAPFLLPAENTAMRRSVDEWFLAANISPEVVGEFDDTALLKVFAEAGIGFVPGPLAIRAEIERQFGLSFLLEIPNAIERFYAITVERRIRHPAVMAISEAAKESLFAQ